AAAAATACATGAAAGAGTACGCGCACAAAGCCTATGCTAAAAAGGGCGAAGCGATCGTAGAGATGAACTACAAGGCTATAGATATGGGCGCGGACGGGCTGGTTAAGGTCGCGGTCGATCCTAGCTGGGCAAATTTGACGGATAACGCCGCTAACGAGGAAAAATACGTAGGCGATGAATTTATAGAAAAAATCGTTAAACCTATCAATGCCGCCAGGGGCGACAGCCTGCCTGTTTCGGCGTTTGTCGGGTACGAGGACGGACACTTTAAATCAGGCACCACAGCCTACGAAAAACGCGGCATCGGCGTGATGGTGCCAAAGTGGATCGAGGAAAACTGTATCCAGTGTAACCAATGCGCCTTCGTCTGCCCGCACGCGGTCATCAGACCGTTTCTAATCGATGAAAACGAGCTTGCCGCCGCTCCTCAAACCGTGCAAGATCACGTCCTAGACGCCAAAGGCAAAGAGGTAAAAGGTCTAAAATATAAAATCCAGGTTAGTCCGCTAGACTGCACCGGCTGCGAACTATGCGCTCAAAACTGCCCGAGCAAGGAAAAATCGCTCGTCATGGTACCGCTAGCCGAGGAGATGGACAAAAACGAGCAGGAAAATGCGGATTATCTATTTAAAAAGGTTACCTACAAAGACGACCTGATGAGCAAAGAAAGCGTCAAGGGCGTGGGCTTTGCGCAGCCGCTGTTTGAGTTTCACGGCGCATGCCCGGGTTGCGGCGAGACGCCTTATATAGGGCTTGTTACGAGACTGTTTGGCGACCGTATGATAGTGGCAAACGCGACTGGTTGCAGCTCGATCTACGGCGGTAGCGCGCCTTCGACGCCTTATACGACGAACAAAGAGGGCAAAGGCGTAGCGTGGGCGAACTCGCTGTTTGAGGACAACGCGGAGTTTGGCATGGGTATGAACGTCGCGGTCGAGACGCTGCGCCACCGTATCGAGGACGTGATGCTACGCACTAAAGACGCCGCGCCAAACGCCTTAGCCGCACTATACTCCGACTGGATCGCGCATAAAAACGACGGCGAGAAAACGACGCAAATCGCTAAAATTTTAACGCCGATTTTGGAGCAAAATTTAAGCGTAGAGGGCGTAAAAGAAATTTTAGAGCTAAAAAGATATCTCGTCAAAAAATCTCAGTGGATCATCGGCGGCGACGGCTGGGCGTACGATATCGGCTTTGGCGGGCTTGATCACGTGCTAGCTAGCGGAGAGAACGTAAACGTGCTCGTGCTCGACACCGAGGTCTACTCAAACACCGGCGGCCAGAGCTCAAAATCAAGCCGCGCGGGCTCTATAGCGCAGTTTACCGCTAGCGGCAAGCCGATGCAGAAAAAAGATCTAGGCTACATCGCGATGACCTACGGAAATATCTTCGTCGCGCAGATCAACTCAAACGCAAGCCAAGCAAACACGATAAAAGCCATCGCCGCAGCCGAGGCCTACGACGGTCCGAGCCTCGTGATCGCGTATTCGCCGTGTATCGCGCACGGTATAAAAGGCGGTATGGCACTCTCGGGCGATCAGGGCGAGCTAGCGACCAAATGCGGCTACTGGCCTACCTACGTCTACGATCCGCGCCTAATCAAAGAGGGCAAAAACCCGCTAAAAATGACCTCAAAAGAGCCCGACTGGTCGCTTTACGAGGAGTTTTTGCTAAACGAGGTTCGTTACAACTCGCTTAAGAAAACCAACCCTGAGCATGCGGACGAGCTGATGGCTAAAAACAAGGCCGACGCGCAAAGACGCTACCGCCAGCTAAAACGCCTAAGTTTGGCTGACTTTAGCGATGAGGTCGAGTCTAGCGTGAAAGCCCAGGCTAACGAAAGCGCCGAGTAGGGTGCAAATTTCTCTCGTCCAAATTTGACGGGCGAGGGAAAATATCTGTAAATTTACCCGCTCGTTTGGGCGGTTAAATTTGCTTTCAAATTTGAAAATTTTAAATTTAACGCGGCAAATTTAAAAGGCGCAAAATGAGCCAAACCCATCCTTTTAAACCGATTTTTGATAAAAACTCTAAAATTTTAATCCTCGGATCCTTCCCTTCCGTCGTTTCTCGTAAATTTGGCTTTTACTACGCAAATCCGCAAAATCGCTTTTGGCGGGTGCTTGCCAGGATTTTAAACGCTTCGGTGCCTACAAGCACGGACGAAAAGATAAATTTTCTGCTTGCCAGCCGCATCGCCATCTACGACGCTGCGACATCGTGCGAGATAAAGGGCTCGAGTGATGCTAAAATGACTGCCGTCGTGCCTGCAAATTTAGAGCCGATCTTTAGTGGCGCGCGCATCGTGCAAGTATTTTCAAACGGCGGTAAGGCGCACGAAATTTGCGAAAAACACCTAAAAACTCAAATTTTAAACGCAACTGGCAAACCGCCCGTCAAACTACCGTCCACAAGCCCAGCTAACACAAATTTTAGCTTTGAAAGGCTCGTGCAAGAGTGGACGGTCATAGCAGAAGTATTAAAAATGACTTAATTTTAGCAAATTTATTAAGTTTGTATAGTCCCAAAAGAGATGTATAATTAAAATGGCGCTAAAATTTT
This genomic interval from Campylobacter concisus contains the following:
- a CDS encoding DNA-deoxyinosine glycosylase, whose product is MSQTHPFKPIFDKNSKILILGSFPSVVSRKFGFYYANPQNRFWRVLARILNASVPTSTDEKINFLLASRIAIYDAATSCEIKGSSDAKMTAVVPANLEPIFSGARIVQVFSNGGKAHEICEKHLKTQILNATGKPPVKLPSTSPANTNFSFERLVQEWTVIAEVLKMT
- the nifJ gene encoding pyruvate:ferredoxin (flavodoxin) oxidoreductase, translated to MAKIMKTMDGNEAAAHAAYAFTEVAGIYPITPSSPMADYTDMWAAQGKKNLFGMPVKVVEMQSEGGAAGTVHGSLQVGALTTTYTASQGLLLKIPNMYKIAGQLLPGVIHVSARSIAAQALSIFGDHQDIYACRQTGFAMLASGSVQEVMDIAGVAHLAAIKGRVPFLHFFDGFRTSHEIQKIEVLDYAHFDRLLDREALQKFRDEALSPENPKTRGTAQNDDIYFQTRELANRYYDAVPDIVAEYLKEISKITGRDYKPFNYYGDPHATRVVVAMGSVTQTLEEVVDHLRAKGEKVGVLKVHLYRPFSLKYLFDVMPETVEKIAVLDRTKEPGSLGEPLYLDVKAAFYGRKNQPVIVGGRYGLSSKDVDPAQMLAVFENLNLSEPKNGFTVGIEDDVTFTSLKVGEKISLSDASVKECLFYGLGADGTVGANKNSIKIIGDKTDLYAQAYFAYDSKKSGGYTRSHLRFGKNPIRSTYLVSNPHFVACSVAAYLEIYDVIDGIREGGTFLLNSIWDAEQTVAKLPNKVKKILATKKVNFYIINATKLAREIGLKNRTNTIMQSAFFKLADIIPFADAQKYMKEYAHKAYAKKGEAIVEMNYKAIDMGADGLVKVAVDPSWANLTDNAANEEKYVGDEFIEKIVKPINAARGDSLPVSAFVGYEDGHFKSGTTAYEKRGIGVMVPKWIEENCIQCNQCAFVCPHAVIRPFLIDENELAAAPQTVQDHVLDAKGKEVKGLKYKIQVSPLDCTGCELCAQNCPSKEKSLVMVPLAEEMDKNEQENADYLFKKVTYKDDLMSKESVKGVGFAQPLFEFHGACPGCGETPYIGLVTRLFGDRMIVANATGCSSIYGGSAPSTPYTTNKEGKGVAWANSLFEDNAEFGMGMNVAVETLRHRIEDVMLRTKDAAPNALAALYSDWIAHKNDGEKTTQIAKILTPILEQNLSVEGVKEILELKRYLVKKSQWIIGGDGWAYDIGFGGLDHVLASGENVNVLVLDTEVYSNTGGQSSKSSRAGSIAQFTASGKPMQKKDLGYIAMTYGNIFVAQINSNASQANTIKAIAAAEAYDGPSLVIAYSPCIAHGIKGGMALSGDQGELATKCGYWPTYVYDPRLIKEGKNPLKMTSKEPDWSLYEEFLLNEVRYNSLKKTNPEHADELMAKNKADAQRRYRQLKRLSLADFSDEVESSVKAQANESAE